One Malania oleifera isolate guangnan ecotype guangnan chromosome 10, ASM2987363v1, whole genome shotgun sequence genomic region harbors:
- the LOC131166795 gene encoding hydroquinone glucosyltransferase translates to MDSQTPHVAILPSPGMGHLIPLVEFAKRLVHRHGFSFTFIVPTDGPPTPAHQAVLQALPPAISHVFLPPVSFDDLSPDGLMAETVISLTVTRSLPAIRDVLKSLAVSARLVALVVDLFGTDAFDVAKEFDVAPYIFYPSTAMALSLFFYLPKLDESVSCEYRELSQPVKISGCIPIHGRDLLDPIQDRKNDAYKWVLHHAKRYRLAEGIMVNSFWELEGGAIKALQEEEPGKPPVYPIGPVIKMDSGSGSNGSDCLRWLDDQPHGSVLFISFGSGGTLSSDQLNELALGLEMSEQRFLWVVRSPDDKAANAAYFSVQSQGDPFGFLPKGFLQRTRGQGLVVPSWAPQTQVLSHGSTGGFLTHCGWNSILESVVYGVPLIAWPLYAEQRMNAVLLTEDLKVSLRPKVKEDGIIKREEIAKVVKSLMEGEEGKRLRNRMKGLKDSAARVLREDGSSTRSLSELANKWKTHKNV, encoded by the coding sequence ATGGATTCCCAAACGCCCCACGTAGCCATTCTGCCCAGTCCCGGGATGGGTCACCTCATCCCCCTCGTCGAGTTCGCCAAGCGACTCGTCCACCGCCACGGCTTCTCCTTCACTTTCATCGTCCCCACCGACGGGCCCCCCACGCCCGCCCACCAAGCCGTCCTCCAGGCCCTCCCCCCTGCCATCAGCCACGTCTTCCTCCCTCCCGTCAGCTTCGACGACCTCTCGCCGGACGGCCTCATGGCCGAGACCGTCATCTCCCTCACCGTCACTCGCTCTCTCCCGGCCATTCGCGACGTGCTCAAGTCCCTCGCCGTCTCCGCCCGCCTCGTGGCCCTCGTCGTCGATCTCTTCGGCACCGACGCGTTCGACGTCGCCAAGGAGTTCGACGTTGCGCCCTATATCTTCTACCCCTCCACCGCCATGGCCCTGTCCTTGTTCTTCTACTTGCCCAAGCTCGACGAGTCCGTTTCTTGCGAGTACAGGGAACTGAGTCAACCCGTAAAGATTTCAGGTTGCATTCCAATCCACGGGAGAGATCTTCTGGACCCGATTCAGGACCGGAAAAACGATGCCTACAAGTGGGTTCTTCACCACGCGAAGAGGTACAGACTGGCCGAAGGTATAATGGTGAACAGCTTCTGGGAGTTGGAAGGGGGAGCTATAAAGGCTTTGCAGGAGGAAGAACCGGGTAAGCCGCCGGTTTACCCGATCGGACCGGTGATAAAGATGGATTCGGGTAGTGGGTCAAACGGGTCGGACTGTTTGAGGTGGTTGGATGATCAGCCCCACGGGTCAGTGCTCTTCATCTCCTTTGGGAGTGGTGGGACCTTATCTTCTGATCAGCTGAATGAGCTAGCTTTGGGTTTGGAGATGAGCGAGCAAAGGTTCTTATGGGTGGTTAGAAGCCCAGATGACAAAGCTGCTAATGCCGCATACTTTAGTGTGCAAAGCCAGGGGGATCCTTTTGGCTTCTTGCCAAAAGGGTTCTTACAAAGGACCAGGGGGCAAGGTCTCGTGGTGCCCTCTTGGGCCCCGCAAACCCAGGTCCTAAGCCACGGCTCCACAGGCGGATTCCTAACTCATTGTGGTTGGAACTCTATTCTCGAAAGCGTGGTATACGGCGTCCCCCTAATCGCATGGCCGCTCTATGCTGAACAGAGGATGAACGCGGTCTTGCTTACGGAGGATTTGAAAGTTTCCTTGCGGCCAAAAGTTAAGGAAGACGGGAttataaagagagaggaaattgCAAAGGTTGTGAAGAGTCTAATGGAGGGAGAGGAAGGGAAGAGGCTACGCAATCGAATGAAGGGCCTAAAGGATTCAGCTGCAAGGGTGCTACGTGAAGACGGCTCTTCCACTAGATCCCTCTCTGAGTTGGCTAACAAATGGAAGACTCataaaaatgtataa